In the genome of Croceimicrobium hydrocarbonivorans, one region contains:
- a CDS encoding TIGR00266 family protein: protein MKAHEIDYRLIGEEMQAVEIELDPQETAIAEAGSMMMMEDGIAMETIFGDGSGSNDSFFGKVWNAGKRALTGEGLFMTAYSNQGMGKKKVYFASPYPGKIIPFHLGEEGGKIICQKDAFLCAAQGVSVSLEFRKKLGVGFFGGEGFIMQKLEGDGMAFLHAGGTIIEKTLAPGESLRVDTGCLVAFTPSVDYDIQFIGGLKNSLFGGEGFFFAQLKGPGKVFIQSLPFSRLADRIIASAPRVGGSRKGEGSILGGIGDLFDGDN from the coding sequence ATGAAAGCACACGAAATTGATTACCGCCTTATTGGTGAAGAAATGCAGGCGGTAGAAATAGAGCTCGATCCGCAAGAAACCGCGATTGCCGAAGCCGGCAGCATGATGATGATGGAAGATGGCATTGCCATGGAAACCATTTTTGGCGACGGTTCGGGTTCCAACGACAGCTTCTTTGGCAAAGTTTGGAATGCAGGAAAACGAGCCCTTACCGGCGAAGGTCTTTTTATGACCGCCTATAGCAATCAAGGAATGGGCAAAAAGAAAGTGTATTTCGCCTCCCCTTATCCTGGGAAAATCATTCCCTTCCATTTAGGTGAAGAAGGCGGAAAAATCATTTGCCAAAAAGATGCTTTCCTCTGTGCAGCACAGGGAGTTAGCGTAAGCTTGGAATTCCGCAAGAAATTAGGTGTAGGCTTCTTTGGAGGGGAAGGCTTTATTATGCAAAAGCTGGAAGGCGATGGCATGGCTTTTTTACATGCTGGTGGAACCATTATCGAAAAAACATTAGCACCAGGAGAAAGCCTAAGAGTAGACACGGGATGCTTGGTAGCCTTTACCCCTAGCGTTGACTATGATATTCAGTTTATTGGTGGCCTCAAGAACAGCCTTTTTGGTGGTGAAGGATTCTTTTTTGCCCAATTAAAAGGGCCAGGTAAGGTTTTCATACAATCTTTGCCTTTTAGCCGATTGGCCGATCGCATTATTGCCTCAGCTCCCAGAGTAGGTGGAAGCCGCAAAGGAGAAGGTAGTATCTTAGGCGGCATCGGAGACCTATTTGATGGAGATAATTAA
- a CDS encoding sugar transferase has product MAAILSYTSLFVFRKLVVEAEKFGLSHLEFTQSYYIGLLMIPVFWLTVYHVTDFYRDIYRRSRLKDLFYTFNTSLLGSIFIFFALILDDSVASYTDYYRGFLVYFSSHFFFTALFRTLLTTRTAYRIRSGNIAFNSIMIGSNEKAAELYAKLESESNRKTGHNFVGFVSVDNNIRFLLEKNLEHLGNHKALPNIIQEKEIEEVIIAIESSEHHKMEEVLNLLEEKPVKIKMIPDTYDIISGKVRMESMRSIPLVEINHQLMPVWQMVLKRIFDIVSSALVLILLSPLYFTVMMITKISDKGPVFFKQKRVGFQGKEFYMYKFRSMVVDAEENGPQLSSENDERITPWGKIMRKYRLDELPQFYNVLTGDMSIVGPRPERKYYMELISQHAPHYRYLQKVRPGITSWGMVKFGYASNVDEMVERLKYDVIYIENMSLLNDIKILIYTVIIVLQGRGK; this is encoded by the coding sequence ATGGCAGCTATCCTAAGCTATACTTCGCTCTTTGTTTTCCGTAAGCTGGTGGTTGAAGCGGAGAAATTTGGCCTCAGTCATCTGGAATTTACCCAAAGCTATTATATCGGATTATTAATGATTCCGGTCTTCTGGCTCACGGTTTATCATGTTACCGACTTCTATCGGGATATCTATCGCCGTTCGCGCTTAAAAGACCTTTTCTACACTTTCAACACTAGTTTACTAGGTAGTATTTTCATCTTCTTTGCGCTGATTTTGGATGATAGCGTGGCCTCCTATACCGACTACTATCGCGGATTCTTAGTGTATTTCAGCAGTCACTTTTTCTTTACGGCACTTTTCAGAACTCTATTAACTACTCGCACTGCTTACCGTATTCGCAGTGGTAATATTGCTTTTAACAGCATTATGATCGGTAGTAATGAAAAGGCTGCAGAACTATATGCCAAGCTTGAAAGTGAAAGCAATCGAAAGACCGGACATAATTTCGTGGGCTTTGTAAGTGTCGATAATAATATTCGTTTTCTGCTCGAAAAAAATCTGGAGCATTTAGGAAATCACAAGGCCTTACCCAATATCATTCAGGAAAAAGAAATTGAAGAAGTAATCATCGCCATCGAATCTTCGGAGCATCATAAAATGGAAGAGGTACTCAACCTCCTCGAAGAAAAGCCCGTTAAGATTAAGATGATCCCTGATACTTACGACATTATTTCGGGCAAGGTGCGGATGGAATCTATGCGTTCAATCCCATTGGTAGAAATCAACCATCAGCTAATGCCGGTTTGGCAAATGGTATTGAAACGCATCTTTGATATCGTTTCCTCCGCACTGGTTTTAATTCTCTTGTCTCCCCTTTATTTTACGGTAATGATGATTACCAAAATCAGTGATAAAGGACCAGTATTCTTCAAGCAAAAGCGGGTTGGCTTTCAAGGCAAGGAATTTTACATGTATAAGTTCCGCTCTATGGTAGTTGATGCCGAAGAGAATGGGCCCCAATTAAGCAGCGAGAATGATGAGCGCATCACCCCATGGGGGAAAATTATGCGTAAATATCGCTTGGATGAACTACCCCAGTTTTACAATGTCCTTACTGGTGATATGTCGATAGTTGGACCACGTCCTGAGCGTAAGTACTATATGGAATTGATTTCCCAGCATGCCCCACACTATAGATATCTGCAAAAAGTTCGTCCAGGAATTACCTCCTGGGGGATGGTGAAATTTGGCTATGCTTCCAATGTAGATGAAATGGTTGAGCGCTTAAAGTACGATGTGATCTACATCGAAAACATGTCTTTGCTTAACGATATAAAAATCCTTATCTATACGGTAATCATCGTATTACAGGGCCGTGGAAAATAA
- a CDS encoding DNA-3-methyladenine glycosylase I has protein sequence MALNPKSYCAYVQDLPADHLHRKYHDTQYGFPLEDDNALFGRLILEINQAGLSWITILKKQDNFKAAFAGYDINTVAAFDEDDEARLVSDAGIIRNRLKIKAAIYNAQAIQKIQSEFGSFKQWLLNQGEQDIKAWVKLFKQHFKFTGPEIVNEFLMSSGFKEGAHDPECTCYKLAEAEIKEHYGR, from the coding sequence ATGGCCCTCAATCCTAAAAGCTATTGTGCTTATGTGCAGGATCTGCCCGCAGATCATCTGCATCGTAAATACCACGATACGCAATATGGATTTCCCTTGGAAGATGATAATGCACTCTTTGGCCGCTTGATTTTAGAAATAAATCAGGCGGGCCTTAGCTGGATTACTATTCTTAAAAAGCAGGATAATTTTAAAGCGGCTTTCGCCGGATATGACATTAACACTGTGGCAGCCTTTGATGAAGATGATGAGGCTCGCTTAGTTAGTGATGCCGGAATTATTCGCAATCGATTAAAGATTAAAGCTGCGATTTACAATGCACAAGCTATCCAGAAAATTCAATCCGAATTTGGAAGCTTTAAGCAATGGTTGCTTAATCAAGGGGAACAGGATATTAAGGCCTGGGTAAAGCTCTTTAAGCAACATTTCAAATTTACCGGACCGGAAATCGTCAATGAATTTCTGATGAGCAGCGGCTTTAAAGAGGGAGCTCACGATCCGGAATGCACTTGCTACAAATTAGCTGAGGCCGAAATCAAGGAGCATTACGGTCGCTAA
- a CDS encoding YkgJ family cysteine cluster protein, with translation MENKFDLEAFKAKAKQEKKETRKIFLDLKKRKAKILDQEFAAAHDEVFAEFDCLSCANCCKTAGPRLLQNDIDRMAKHLRLKPGDFMDQYVKVDEDGDWVMNQLPCPFLGADNYCSIYEVRPKACREYPHTDRNRMHQILNLTEKNASLCPAVFEISRKLKAQ, from the coding sequence GTGGAAAATAAATTCGATCTCGAAGCCTTCAAGGCGAAAGCCAAGCAGGAAAAGAAGGAAACCCGAAAGATATTTTTGGATCTCAAAAAGCGCAAGGCGAAAATTCTGGATCAGGAATTCGCAGCTGCGCATGATGAAGTATTCGCTGAATTCGATTGCTTAAGCTGCGCCAATTGCTGTAAAACAGCCGGACCACGACTCCTCCAAAATGATATTGACCGCATGGCCAAGCACCTACGGCTAAAGCCCGGCGATTTTATGGATCAATATGTAAAAGTGGATGAAGATGGTGATTGGGTCATGAATCAACTGCCCTGCCCTTTCTTAGGTGCCGATAATTATTGCAGTATTTATGAGGTTCGACCAAAAGCTTGTCGGGAATACCCCCATACCGATCGCAATCGCATGCATCAAATTCTCAATCTAACTGAGAAGAACGCCTCCCTCTGTCCAGCCGTATTTGAAATTAGTCGCAAGCTGAAAGCCCAATAA
- a CDS encoding bile acid:sodium symporter family protein produces MQDIDAIRLNFSADSLFLLNICLAIIMFGIALEIRFEDFKIILKNPKPAVLGLFSQFLLLPFLTYILITILEPQPSIALGMILVAACPGGNISNFMSHLGRANAALSVGLTSVATFLSLIMTPLNFKLYGSLYEPTASLLNQIQLDFWDVSKTVFLIILAPLAIGLWVQYRFPKTAKKMAPYFRIGSILLFIGFVLIAFKNNFQVFLDHIHLVLALVFFHNLIALVSGYAVGVLGGLETRDRRTLAIETGIQNSGLGLVLIFAFFEGLGGMAMVAAWWGIWHIISGLALAGYWSQKPTEALGLKEQSS; encoded by the coding sequence ATGCAAGACATTGATGCTATTCGGCTGAATTTCAGTGCCGATTCATTATTCCTTCTCAATATTTGCCTGGCCATTATCATGTTTGGCATCGCGCTGGAGATTCGATTTGAAGATTTTAAAATCATTCTTAAGAATCCCAAGCCCGCCGTATTAGGCCTCTTTAGTCAGTTTTTACTACTGCCCTTTCTCACCTATATTTTAATTACGATTTTAGAACCCCAACCCAGCATTGCTCTGGGAATGATTCTGGTTGCTGCCTGTCCTGGAGGTAATATCTCCAATTTTATGAGTCATTTAGGAAGAGCTAATGCCGCCTTATCCGTTGGACTTACCTCGGTGGCGACCTTTTTGAGTTTGATTATGACTCCCCTTAATTTTAAGCTCTACGGTTCTCTTTATGAGCCCACCGCTTCCCTATTAAATCAAATACAATTGGATTTTTGGGATGTTTCGAAAACGGTCTTTCTCATTATACTCGCTCCTCTGGCCATAGGCTTATGGGTGCAGTATCGCTTTCCTAAGACAGCCAAAAAAATGGCGCCTTATTTCCGAATCGGATCCATTCTACTCTTTATAGGCTTTGTATTGATTGCCTTCAAGAACAACTTCCAGGTCTTTTTGGATCATATTCATCTGGTTTTGGCCCTGGTTTTCTTCCACAATCTGATTGCCTTAGTCAGCGGATATGCGGTAGGTGTTTTAGGTGGATTAGAAACTCGGGATCGCAGAACCCTGGCCATTGAAACCGGAATTCAAAATTCAGGCTTAGGCTTGGTCTTAATCTTTGCCTTTTTCGAAGGCCTGGGAGGAATGGCCATGGTTGCCGCCTGGTGGGGCATTTGGCACATTATAAGCGGTTTGGCTTTAGCCGGCTATTGGTCTCAGAAGCCTACCGAAGCATTAGGCCTTAAAGAGCAATCAAGCTAA
- a CDS encoding metallophosphoesterase family protein, whose product MAKVLIGTRSMVQISLLSDSHSHIDAAILKHIKGSDEIWHAGDIGDLKTAQKLQAIAPLRAVYGNIDGQELRQEFPLNNSFEIEGLKVLMTHIAGYPNKYNSRAKKLLSELNPDLFICGHSHILKVMRDPQFGHMHMNPGAVGLQGFHQVRTLLQFKIEKGKISDLAVAEWPRWPKN is encoded by the coding sequence GTGGCAAAGGTATTAATCGGTACGCGAAGCATGGTGCAGATAAGTTTATTAAGCGATAGTCATTCACATATTGATGCCGCCATCCTCAAGCATATAAAGGGTAGCGATGAAATATGGCATGCCGGGGATATAGGTGATTTGAAAACCGCTCAAAAACTTCAGGCTATCGCTCCCCTCAGGGCGGTATATGGTAATATCGATGGCCAGGAATTGCGCCAAGAATTCCCTTTAAACAATAGCTTTGAAATAGAAGGTCTTAAGGTATTGATGACCCACATCGCAGGCTATCCGAATAAATACAATAGCCGAGCGAAAAAGCTTTTAAGCGAACTAAATCCTGATCTATTTATCTGCGGACACAGCCATATCCTTAAGGTGATGCGCGATCCCCAATTCGGGCACATGCACATGAATCCTGGTGCCGTTGGTTTGCAAGGCTTTCATCAAGTAAGGACCCTCCTGCAATTTAAAATTGAAAAGGGCAAAATTTCGGATTTGGCCGTAGCGGAATGGCCACGATGGCCTAAGAACTAA
- a CDS encoding protein-L-isoaspartate(D-aspartate) O-methyltransferase, which translates to MGDLARHRGKRNKLVKLLIEKGIRDREVLKAIGKVPRHLFIDSSFEEFAYQDQAFPIAAGQTISQPYTVAFQSEKLALSPGQKVLEVGTGSGYQAAVLCEMGMKVYSIERQKELFDATRPLLQKLGYTLYTKYGDGYAGLPNHAPFDGIIVTAGAPEIPKALLQQLKVGGRLVIPVGTNVQKMKVLIRKTEKDFELQDHGDFRFVPMLHDKNH; encoded by the coding sequence GTGGGAGATTTAGCACGACATCGCGGCAAGCGCAATAAATTGGTGAAACTCTTAATAGAGAAGGGTATTCGTGATCGAGAAGTTTTGAAAGCGATTGGCAAAGTGCCACGCCATTTGTTTATCGATTCCAGTTTTGAGGAATTCGCTTATCAAGATCAGGCTTTCCCAATTGCAGCTGGGCAAACCATATCACAGCCTTATACTGTTGCTTTTCAATCTGAGAAACTGGCACTTAGTCCGGGGCAGAAGGTTTTGGAAGTAGGCACCGGAAGTGGCTATCAGGCCGCGGTACTTTGCGAAATGGGAATGAAGGTTTACAGCATTGAAAGACAAAAGGAGCTTTTTGACGCTACCCGTCCCTTATTGCAAAAGTTGGGCTATACCCTTTATACCAAATATGGGGATGGTTATGCAGGCTTACCCAATCATGCACCCTTTGACGGGATTATTGTTACCGCAGGAGCTCCCGAAATTCCCAAGGCATTATTACAGCAGCTTAAAGTAGGTGGAAGACTGGTAATTCCCGTGGGAACCAATGTGCAAAAAATGAAAGTCCTAATCCGAAAAACGGAAAAGGACTTTGAATTACAAGATCATGGGGACTTCCGATTTGTACCCATGCTGCACGATAAAAATCACTAG
- a CDS encoding 7-carboxy-7-deazaguanine synthase QueE has protein sequence MDAAIKAQVEAGTMLPLMEEFYTIQGEGYHTGKAAYFIRIGGCDVGCHWCDVKESWNADLHPPTAIEQVVENAAHYSNTVVITGGEPLTWNMRPITEALKAKGLQVHIETSGAYPLTGKWDWICLSPKKTKPPVAEVYEQAHELKVIVFNNHDFKWAEEHAAKVSPDCKLYLQPEWSKREQMLPKISEYVMANPQWQISLQTHKYIGIP, from the coding sequence ATGGATGCAGCGATTAAGGCTCAAGTAGAAGCAGGAACCATGCTTCCTTTAATGGAAGAGTTTTATACGATACAGGGTGAAGGATATCATACCGGTAAAGCCGCCTATTTTATTCGCATTGGTGGATGCGATGTAGGTTGCCATTGGTGTGATGTGAAGGAAAGCTGGAATGCAGATTTACATCCACCTACCGCCATTGAACAAGTGGTGGAAAATGCGGCTCATTATTCGAATACCGTGGTGATTACTGGCGGTGAGCCCTTAACATGGAATATGAGACCTATTACCGAAGCCCTCAAAGCCAAGGGCTTACAGGTGCATATCGAGACCTCGGGTGCCTATCCATTAACAGGGAAATGGGATTGGATTTGTCTTTCTCCCAAGAAAACCAAACCGCCAGTAGCGGAGGTTTACGAGCAAGCCCATGAATTGAAGGTGATCGTTTTTAATAATCACGATTTCAAGTGGGCAGAAGAGCATGCTGCCAAGGTTTCTCCCGATTGCAAGCTTTATTTACAACCCGAATGGAGTAAAAGAGAGCAGATGCTTCCAAAGATTAGCGAATATGTAATGGCTAATCCTCAGTGGCAGATTTCACTGCAAACCCATAAGTACATTGGTATTCCTTAG
- a CDS encoding DUF4293 domain-containing protein, producing the protein MIQRIQSLYFLGAALVSGGLSFMVSFFAGDNGPVMLHDDFIFLSLFLAVAGLSLGALFSYKKRRNQVVLGRLAILISFTVFGFMLYHWYEVYQAASDRLGIGVFLPLLAIILLSMANRAVMKDEYKVQAADRFR; encoded by the coding sequence ATGATTCAGCGCATTCAATCGCTTTATTTTTTAGGAGCCGCTCTGGTGAGTGGTGGTCTATCCTTTATGGTTTCCTTTTTTGCTGGTGATAATGGACCAGTTATGCTCCATGATGATTTTATCTTCTTGAGCTTGTTTTTAGCCGTGGCCGGCTTGTCGCTAGGCGCATTATTCTCTTACAAGAAGCGTCGCAATCAGGTAGTTTTAGGTCGCCTGGCAATTTTAATTTCCTTTACCGTATTCGGTTTTATGTTATACCACTGGTACGAGGTGTATCAGGCCGCATCGGATCGCTTAGGCATTGGAGTGTTTTTACCACTCTTGGCGATCATCTTACTTTCGATGGCCAACCGGGCGGTAATGAAGGATGAGTATAAAGTGCAAGCGGCCGATCGTTTCCGTTAG
- a CDS encoding Gfo/Idh/MocA family protein yields MLKIGVLGAGHLGKIHLKCIQNLPEVYHLVGFYDPDAERAQIVSEELGVPAYADMDALMDAVDVVDIVTPTLNHFDLGVKAARKVKHFFIEKPITETPEQARELIKLSEEAGVKAQVGHVERFNPAYQSVQDQIQNPMFIETHRLAEFNPRGTDVPVVLDLMIHDLDIVLHAVKSNVRKISASGVAVLSDSPDIANARIEFDNGCVANLTASRISLKNMRKTRIFQRDAYITVDFLEKKSELIRMKNEIDMEDPYAMIMDLGDGKKKQIYFEQPECAPINAIQEELHSFASAINKKEEVSVSLEDGYRALQVAHEILQKIELNLNLIA; encoded by the coding sequence ATGTTAAAAATCGGAGTTTTAGGTGCCGGGCACCTTGGAAAAATTCACTTGAAGTGTATCCAGAATTTACCTGAAGTATACCATCTCGTAGGATTTTATGACCCGGATGCAGAAAGGGCTCAGATTGTTAGTGAAGAATTAGGGGTTCCGGCCTATGCCGATATGGATGCCTTAATGGATGCCGTAGACGTGGTGGACATTGTTACTCCTACCCTCAATCATTTCGATTTGGGCGTAAAAGCCGCCAGAAAGGTGAAGCATTTCTTCATTGAAAAACCCATTACCGAAACTCCTGAGCAAGCCCGCGAGCTTATTAAGCTTAGCGAAGAAGCCGGCGTAAAAGCACAGGTAGGCCATGTGGAAAGATTTAACCCCGCCTACCAATCAGTGCAGGATCAAATTCAGAATCCCATGTTTATCGAAACGCATCGCTTGGCAGAATTTAATCCTCGCGGTACTGATGTTCCGGTAGTATTGGATTTAATGATTCACGATTTGGATATTGTTTTACATGCTGTAAAATCCAATGTGCGTAAAATTTCAGCTAGCGGTGTGGCAGTTTTAAGTGATAGTCCGGACATTGCCAATGCTCGCATCGAATTCGATAATGGTTGTGTGGCCAATCTTACCGCCAGTCGCATCTCCTTAAAAAACATGCGCAAGACTCGTATCTTCCAGAGGGACGCCTATATCACCGTGGATTTTCTGGAAAAGAAAAGCGAGCTTATTCGCATGAAAAACGAAATAGATATGGAAGATCCCTATGCCATGATCATGGATTTAGGAGATGGTAAGAAAAAACAAATCTATTTTGAGCAGCCAGAATGCGCTCCAATCAACGCTATTCAAGAAGAATTACATTCTTTTGCATCCGCAATCAATAAAAAGGAGGAAGTGAGCGTTAGTCTGGAGGATGGATATCGTGCCTTGCAAGTGGCTCACGAAATCCTTCAGAAGATCGAACTAAACCTCAACCTCATTGCGTAA
- the rho gene encoding transcription termination factor Rho: MYDINQLKALKLPELKQIAEASKISRFKSMKKMDLVYAILDKQAVDPKAIKEPAKDEKPTSEDQVKANSPEAPAKDSAEAKPEENQNRRPRKRSPQDENPENQDRGRNRNNSNEDRRRGDKDSNSSHSNQNQGQNQNQGQNQSQGQNSNKNNPNQHRERRPKNNDNNNSNNPNSGSNQKGNNQGNSNNHQHRNRRQEYDFDGIVVSEGVLEMMPDGYGFLRSSDFNYLNSPDDIYVSQNQIKLFGLRTGDTVKGQIRPPKEGEKYFPLVKVESINGREPDWIRDRVAFEHLTPLFPQEKFNITHRRGTLSTRIIDLFSPIGKGQRGLLVAQPKTGKTTLLKEVANAIAANHPECYLIILLIDERPEEVTDMARSVNAEVVASTFDEPADRHVKVANIVLEKAKRMTECGHDVVILLDSITRLARAYNTVSPASGKVLSGGVDANALHKPKRFFGAARKIENGGSLTILATALIDTGSKMDEVIFEEFKGTGNMEMQLDRRIANRRIWPAIDLMSSGTRKEDLLLDRDVLQRMYILRRHLADMTSVEAMEFLYDRMNKTQDNAEFLASMNG, encoded by the coding sequence ATGTACGACATCAACCAATTAAAGGCCTTGAAGCTGCCCGAGTTAAAGCAAATCGCAGAAGCTTCTAAAATTTCGCGTTTCAAATCCATGAAAAAAATGGATCTGGTTTACGCCATTCTCGATAAGCAAGCCGTTGACCCTAAAGCCATTAAAGAACCGGCTAAGGATGAAAAACCTACTTCGGAAGATCAAGTAAAAGCGAATAGCCCAGAGGCCCCAGCTAAGGATTCTGCAGAAGCTAAACCTGAAGAGAATCAAAACCGTCGTCCTCGTAAACGCAGTCCTCAGGATGAAAACCCTGAAAATCAGGATCGCGGTCGCAATCGCAACAATTCCAATGAGGATCGTCGTCGAGGAGATAAAGACTCTAATTCTAGCCATTCAAACCAAAATCAAGGACAGAATCAAAATCAAGGGCAGAATCAGAGCCAAGGACAAAATTCAAACAAGAACAACCCGAATCAACATCGGGAACGTCGTCCGAAAAACAACGACAACAATAATTCAAATAACCCCAATTCAGGTTCCAACCAAAAAGGAAACAATCAGGGGAATAGCAATAACCATCAACATCGCAATCGCCGTCAGGAATACGATTTCGACGGTATTGTAGTTAGTGAAGGGGTATTGGAAATGATGCCTGATGGCTACGGCTTTTTACGTTCGAGCGATTTTAATTATTTAAACTCTCCCGACGATATTTACGTAAGCCAGAATCAAATTAAACTCTTCGGCCTTCGCACCGGTGATACCGTGAAAGGCCAAATTCGTCCTCCTAAAGAAGGCGAAAAATATTTCCCACTGGTAAAAGTAGAAAGCATCAATGGCCGTGAACCGGATTGGATTCGTGATCGTGTGGCTTTTGAGCATTTAACTCCGCTTTTCCCACAAGAAAAATTCAATATTACTCACCGTCGTGGCACCTTGTCAACACGCATTATCGACCTTTTCTCTCCTATTGGTAAAGGTCAGCGTGGACTGCTGGTAGCCCAGCCTAAAACCGGTAAAACCACCTTATTAAAAGAGGTGGCCAATGCTATTGCCGCAAACCACCCCGAATGTTATTTGATCATTCTTTTGATTGATGAACGTCCGGAAGAAGTTACCGATATGGCCCGCAGTGTAAATGCTGAAGTAGTAGCCTCTACCTTCGATGAGCCTGCAGACCGTCACGTTAAAGTGGCCAATATCGTTTTGGAAAAAGCCAAGCGTATGACCGAATGTGGTCATGATGTGGTGATCCTCCTAGACTCTATTACCCGTTTAGCTCGTGCTTACAATACAGTATCACCTGCTTCCGGTAAAGTACTGTCTGGGGGTGTTGATGCCAATGCTTTGCACAAGCCTAAGCGCTTCTTTGGAGCCGCACGTAAGATTGAGAATGGAGGATCTTTAACCATTTTAGCCACCGCGCTTATCGATACCGGTTCTAAGATGGATGAAGTAATCTTTGAAGAATTTAAAGGAACCGGTAATATGGAAATGCAGCTCGATCGCCGTATTGCCAACCGTCGTATCTGGCCAGCCATCGACCTTATGAGCTCCGGCACCCGTAAAGAGGATCTACTATTGGATCGCGATGTACTGCAAAGAATGTACATCTTACGTCGCCATTTAGCGGATATGACCTCAGTAGAAGCCATGGAATTTCTTTACGATCGCATGAACAAAACCCAGGACAATGCCGAGTTCCTGGCTAGTATGAACGGATAA
- a CDS encoding AMP-binding protein: MKIKLKNFASPTYLQEIEALHAWFLSDQSEFVISSSGTTGPAQDMHFKREAIFASAQMSVDFFGLNSQSRILLSLPLNKIGGMMLAIRAFLADAEIVAVDPVRNPLAQIPTDLKIDFVSMVPNQFVASKEYWSQVKTFLIGGGPLSNAVLSLVDEIKPTCEIWHSYASTETLSHVALKSLYPNREEAYQAMEGVSFGVNEEQCLQISASALALDKLQTKDIVELIDAQHFIWKGRKDNVILSGGLKLYPEEIENQLKLEVPGFLWGQEDIELGQRMVWVMAESDYQASIPNTIKSQLQGPNRPKAILLVPKLEFTATDKIKREASLQKGFSLIAL; the protein is encoded by the coding sequence TTGAAAATCAAATTAAAAAACTTTGCATCTCCGACCTATCTTCAAGAAATTGAAGCCTTGCATGCTTGGTTTTTATCCGATCAATCGGAATTTGTGATTAGCAGTTCCGGAACTACGGGGCCAGCGCAAGACATGCACTTTAAGCGAGAGGCTATTTTTGCTTCGGCGCAAATGAGTGTCGACTTCTTTGGCCTAAATAGCCAAAGCCGAATTTTACTCTCCTTGCCTCTGAATAAGATTGGGGGAATGATGCTCGCTATTCGAGCCTTTTTAGCGGATGCGGAAATAGTTGCGGTAGATCCGGTTCGAAATCCATTGGCGCAAATTCCTACAGATTTGAAGATTGATTTTGTTTCGATGGTTCCCAATCAATTTGTTGCTTCTAAAGAATATTGGTCGCAGGTAAAGACCTTTTTAATTGGCGGTGGACCACTATCCAATGCAGTGCTCAGCCTGGTTGATGAAATAAAGCCCACCTGCGAAATTTGGCATAGCTATGCCAGTACCGAAACTTTATCGCATGTAGCTTTAAAATCATTGTATCCCAACAGAGAGGAGGCCTATCAGGCAATGGAAGGTGTGAGCTTTGGCGTGAATGAGGAGCAATGTCTTCAAATTAGTGCGAGTGCATTGGCTTTGGATAAGCTCCAAACTAAGGATATTGTTGAGCTAATCGATGCTCAACATTTCATTTGGAAAGGTCGCAAGGATAATGTGATTTTGAGTGGAGGTCTAAAACTCTATCCAGAGGAAATAGAGAATCAATTAAAATTGGAGGTTCCAGGATTTTTGTGGGGGCAGGAGGATATAGAGCTGGGCCAAAGAATGGTTTGGGTGATGGCGGAATCCGATTATCAGGCTTCTATTCCCAATACTATTAAAAGTCAATTGCAAGGTCCCAATCGCCCCAAGGCAATTCTTTTAGTTCCTAAGCTAGAGTTTACCGCAACGGATAAAATTAAACGCGAAGCCAGCCTTCAAAAGGGCTTTAGCTTGATTGCTCTTTAA